A region of the Stieleria neptunia genome:
GATGGATGTCCTGGCAACGATCTGCGACTTGACCGGCATCGATGCCCCCGAAACGAACGAAGGGATCAGTTTTGCCCCCGTCTTGTTCGGCAAGCAGCAAGTCGTCCGCGACACATTGTTCGGCGTCTATTGTGGCGGTACCAAGCCGGGCATGCGATGCGTCAAACAGGGCGATTGGAAGCTGATCAAGTACGATGTCTTGGACGGCAAGGTCCGCGAGACACAGCTGTTCAATCTGGCCGATAATCCGCACGAGTTTCTGGGACAACATCACGACGCATCGCTCAATGCCCTGGTCGGCACGACGCCCACGCCCGGCCAGGTCAACTTGGCCGACGACCCGAAGTACAAGGGTCAACGGATCAAGATGGAAAAACTGTTGCTCGATGAGATGCGTCGCCTGGACGACCCCTACCGTCTCTGGGATCAGCCGCAATAGGTTGCCCGGCCGCATGCTCCAGACCTCACCCTGCCGCGATGGAGGTCGTGCAATTCAAGTCACCCTCCTGGCAGGAGGGTCGACCGCAGCGAGGGGAGGTCGAGCGGTGAATCTTGGATCGACCGGTAGGGCATGCTGTGCATGCCTTTGAGCCTGTGTATGCCCACGAGTGCCCTAACCAGGAAGAAACGACATCAATTTCCCAAACACCAACACGCCCGAACGAACGAATTCAACCATCCAACATGAACAACCACATCGATTCAAAACCCTACTTGATCCCTCTGCTGTTGATCGCGGGCAGTTTCCTTGCGAAACCCGCGGTCGCCGAGCAGCCCGCGTTGACCGACACCGGTTTTCCGGTCGCCAGTGTGTTTGTCGGCGGCCAAGACGGTTACAAAATCTATCGCATCCCGGCGGTCATTCGTGCGGCCAACGATGACCTGCTGGCGTTTTGCGAAGCACGCCAGGGCGGCGATGCCAGCGAGATCGATCTGGTGATGAAACGTTCCGCCGACGGCGGTAAGACGTGGAGCCCGCTGCAGGTCGTCCAAAAGAACAGTGACTTTCGCGATCTGGTCGCCGAGGACGTGAATGAAATCACGATCGGCAATCCCGCCCCCGTCGTCGACCTGCTTGACCCGGACCATCCGGGACGCATTTGGATGCCGTTTACGCTCGAGAACGATCGCGTGTTCGTGATTTCCAGCGATGACCACGGCGCAAGTTGGTCCCCGCGGCGGGAGATCACCCAGGACGTCAAGAAAGAAGCTTGGGGCTGGTACGCGACCGGCCCGGTGCATTCGATTCAAATCCGGCGCGGCCCCCATCGCGGACGATTGGTCATCCCGACGGACCATCGGCTCGGGGAAGACGGTCGGGACGGCGGCGATTTGGGGGCTCACGTGGTGATCAGCGACGATCACGGGCAGACGTGGCGACTGGGCGCGGTCGACGAAACCTACAAAGACGGGATCGGCGCGAACGAAACCACCGTGGTCGAACTTGCCGACGGGACACTCTACTTCAACACCCGCAACCAACTCGGCGGAAAACCGGGCACACGAGCCGAAGCATGGAGCCGCGACGGCGGTGATACCTTTGACTCGCGCGATCCACAGTGGAAAGCCTTTCGCCCATCGCCCGCGGTACTCGATCCGCCCGTCGTGCAATGTTCCCTGCTTGCAGCCTCCGACAACCTGATCGTGTTCTCAGGCCCCGACCAAAACGGCCCCAGCGGCCCGGGACGCAGCGACTTGCGTCTTCGCTATTCGACCGACCAAGCCCGATCGTGGCAGGACGGACCACTGATTCACACCGGCCCCGCCGCCTACAGCGACCTGGTGTTGATCAACGACGACGCGGTCGGCGTCTTGTTCGAAAACGGTGATGCGTCAGGAAAAAGTGCCTACCAACGCATCAGCTTCGCCCGGGTCAGCATGACAAAGATTCGAGCTGCCAGTGGAAACGGGCGGTAGCCTCGCTGGACAGCGCCATATTGAAATGAAATTGGCGTATTTTGTGCTGTCACCTCTCCCTCGGCGATGTCGTGCAGTTTTCAAGTCGTTGACAACAAAGGGTTTTTATCACTCTCCCCCTGGGGGAGTCGAGCGTCAGCGAGGAGAGGGTTTTCCTTGGGGCTCGGGCCTTGCCCATCAAGGTTGTCGTCATCGCAAGCTGGAAGCTTACGCCACTTAGTAGGTCAGGTCGGCACCGACGTAGAAGTTGATTCCGGGTTGGTACACCGACACACCCGTCAGCGAGCGAAAATCGAGATGCTCGCGGAAGGTCTTGTCGGTGAAGTTTTCGATGCCGAACGCGAGCAACAGGTTATCATTGAAACGGGGACGGTACGTTCCACGAACATCGTAAACGGTGAAGCCGGGCGTTGCGTTTTCGAGCAAGCTTGTCGCGACGCGATCCTGGTCATCAACAATCCGAGCCGCCAGTTCGACGTTCCAGTTCGGATCGGCTGTCGCATCCCGCAACCGAAAGCCGATGCGAGTTTCCAAGGGCGAAATGCCCGGCAACGGTTCGGAATCTCCTCCCGTGATGCCACTGAAAAAACCGCGTGCTAAACCGGGGACCTTGGTCGACGCGGAGCCCTGTGCGCCGTTGGTCGTTGCAAAGTCGCCGTTTCGTGTGCGATCCCGTCCGTCGACATATCGCATCGTCACAAACGGGCTCAAGCGTTCTTGGGGAAGCAATTCCAGGAACGACTCGAAACCAGCCAACGTCGCAAGGCTCGTATTGACGTATCGCAAGCTGACCTGCTGGACGTCGCCGCTAGGCGGGCCGGCCGTGACTTGCGTGTTTTCAAAGGTGATGTAATCGAATGCCCAGCCATAGAACCCGCGCGTTCCGCAGCGCAGGTAGTCGCCATCGAAGTCAAGGCTCAAATCTGCCTGCAGCATTTTCTCTTGCTTCAGGGTCGGATCCCCCGTGACATTGTTCAGGCCGTTCTGCAACAGCAACAGAAAGGGCTGGGCGGCATAGAGTTCTGTCAACGTCGGCGCACGTTGTCCGAATCCCAGCGAGGCAGACGTCGTCAAGGCTTCATTGTGTTCTCGCGTCAACGAGCCATACAGGCTCCACATCACCCGATCCGTCTGCGAAATCGACGTTCCTACGATTTCTTCGTAGGAAGCGGGGAACGCGTCGAGCCCGACTTCGCGAAGTCCAGCGGGATCGGCCGTGATATCGGTCTGGACGTAGTCGACACGGGCACCGGCCTTGAACGTGTAGCAATCCAGTAGCCGCTCGTTGTACTCGGCAAACAGACCCGGGTTGGCGGCGAACGACTTGGGGATCGGCGAGTTGCGATCCGTCACGGGGAACGGAAATCCGAGGGTGACCGCATCCGAAATCTCATTCAGTTCTTGTTTCACGAAACGAAGGTCGTGACCCACCGTCCAACTGACGTCGTCGCCTGCTTCGCCCCAAGTCCGACCGCGTCGATAACCGGTGGACATCGAATCCACATCCGTGAAACCGATGTATCGAATTCGATTGAGAAAGGGGAATTGCGGACGTTTGGCGATGTTCTGTGCGTTGCCTTCGAAACGCGTGCGGTTGTACCAGACTTCGGTCTCAACCCGATCACCGATCTCAGGATTCGCATCGATGTAGGCGACCTCGTATCCATCGGTCACCAGGTAATCGATGTCGAACACATAGCCTGGAAATTCGACATCCGTCTGGTCCAGACGCAGCAACGAGAACTCGATGGATCGGTCGTCACCTAAATCGCGTCCCAGCGCGACGGTAAACTCCCGCGATTCATAGCTCGACGGAACACTGCTTCCGTCGCCGTCTTCGTAATCGCTGCCGTAACGATGCGAATAATTGCCGCGCATTCCCCAATCTTCACCGCCGGCCCACAGGCTTTGCTGGGCGAGCCACTGATTGCCGTTGCTTTGGTGATCAAAACTCGTCTGTCCGTGGAGTTCATTCCCGCCGGCAAAACGAGGCGATTGAAGCAATTCGAAATCAACGAAATGAAACCCGGGACCGTACACGCTGCTGTATGGCCCGGGGATGATGATCACGTCGTTGACCAGCCGTGAATCGATCTTGCTGAGCGCCGTGTCCAGATCTTCTCGCGCCGGCACCCAGTGTGATCCCGATGCCGCCAGTGCCCCGACGCGAGAGCTGCGCACACGGGTATCGTTCACAATCGGTGTCCGCCGCTGAGTCTTCACGCTCAGCCCGCCAGGCGATTTCCGCAGCAGACTGCCGAGATCCGTTGAAACCACCGACGATGCTTCCCGACCACGCACGATATCTGTACTGAAACTCGCGACACCCAGACGCGCTTGTCGCAAGACGCTGCGATCCAGGCTGGAACGACCAAAAAGTTGAGTCGTCAGGCTGGTCGCCGGATCGGTCTGCGCCACAGGTTCCTGAACCGAGACAACAGGTGTTCCGAACGGCGTCGGCTGCAACATCGTCGTCTGGCGAAGTGGAGACGTTTCACGGCGAAACCGATCCGCTTCCCGATCCAGATCATCGTTCGGAATGGCGAAACGAATCGCGTCAGCCGACGGAGCTTCGCCCACGTTGTCTGGCCCGAGCTCTCGGCCGGAAAGGAAACGCTGTGAAGCATTTTTTAGCGGTAGGGCGCGAGCCCTCCGGTGTTTTGGTAACGATGGTGAACCGGAGGGCTTGCGCCCTGCCGCTAAAACCTCGTCAAACACAGGGGAAAAATGCTTCACAGTGTTGTCGGAAAGGGTCGCCGACACCCCCGGATTCTCATCCGGATCCGACGCCACACGCGACGGGAGTTCGGTGACTTCTAAGAATTCTTGGGCGCAGACCGCATGCCCCGACGCAAACAAACCGATCCAAGTTGACGCGAGGATGCCCGTGCATAGGATTCGGCGGCAAGAAATCGACACGGTATCTTCTCAAAGGGCACAGCGGGATTGCCTGCACTCACAGGCCAGCACTGTCCCTTAATCGGCCATCTTCGCCCCCCCGGCAAAATCAATGCGACCGATCGTCAAAGTCCGCCTAGTCTTCCATCCCCGCACGTACGATCTGCCGCAGTCGAAGGATCTCTGGTTCAAACGGTTGATGTTCCATTCGCCACGTCTCTGCATCGTCGAAAGCTTGCTTCGCTTTGTCCGTGTTGCCGGCCAGTTGTTCAGCCATCGCGAGCACGTAAAGATCTCGATCCACCCAGTGTCCGCGGAGCGTCTTGCATCTCTGCAGCGATTTGATCGCTGCATCGGCTTCTCCCTCAAGCGCGGCCGCCAAGGCAAGCGTCGTGAGATACCGCGGGTTTTCCGGAGCGAGTTTCACGGCCTGTTTGGCATAGCGGCGCGCCTCAGCAGGATCAGTGATGGAATCCGTGGGGCATGTCGCCAGCAACCACGCCAGACTGTCGGCATCGCTCGCAGTCCCTTCACCATCGATGCCGATCCAAAGGTCTCGGGCGATTCCGAACTGTGACTCGGCGTCGAGATCATTTTGATCGGCGAGCATCAAACCGGCACGATAATGTGTATGGGCAAGTGCATTGACGAGCCTGGGAACCTCGCCTTGAATCCCGATCAGCGACTCCAGCCTCTTGATCGCTTCGTCGAACTTTTGCCTCGAAAGCTCCGTTTGATCCAGCCGCTGATAGGCTTGAGCCAAATGGCTTTGAGCGATCGCCAGTTGTTCGAACAAGCGTATCACTTCGTCGTCGGATGTCGCCGACTGGCTGAGTAGCAACAGGATATCTTGCGCAGTTCTCAACGCGTCGCCGGGATCTTCGTGCAAGTCCAAAAAGACCTGGCCCCGAGCGTCCTGGCAACTGGCCAACGCCTCGAGGATTCGCGACGACTGGCCGTAGGTGGTGACCAACTCGTCAAGCAACGTGAACGCTTCGGTCAACGTCAATTCGGCTTCCCGATTGCTCGCAGCTTCATGCTGGGCCAGTCCCAGGGCGGTCTGTGCGATGGCCAGGTTCAGAGCGTAACGGGGTAGATCGGGAAGCGAATTTCGCAGCGCCCGATAGAAGTCGATCGCCTGTGACAACGATTCAAACATGGCCGCGTCCAGGCCGCGGGTGCGAAAACTTGCGGCTTTGGAAACGTAGACCGACGCGAGCGCATTGAGATAATTGGGATGATCGGGTTGGGCGTCGACAAGTTGCTGCAATGCGTCCGCGCTTTGGTCAAAGAAAACCATCGCCTGATCGTGATCGCCCGCATCGCGATAGACCTGACCGAGCAGATCCCGTGCCGTGGCCCGACCGAGCTGGGTCGTTTCATCGGCTGCATCGCCAAGAAGGTCGTATTGGTCCAATCCATCGGTGAGGTACTCGATGGCACGCTCCGAATCCAGGCCAACGAACAACTTCCCGGCATTCACATACGCCGTCGCCAACAATCGTCTCGGCAATCGGTTTGACAACGGATCTTGGTTGGGATCGATGAGCCCGACCAGTTGCTCGATCGCCGCCTGAAACTGTTGCTCGGCTTCGGGTATTTTCTTTTGCTCGGCATAAGCGTTGCCGATTCGGATTCGCACGTTGGCGTGTTCCGATTGAAATGGCACGGAGAGATTGTCGTCGTCTGGGGCGTCGCGGAAAATCTGCATCGCGGCGGCGTAGTGCTTTTCCGCCGCTTGGAAATCTTGCTGCATCAGCGTCAGATCGCCAACCCTGACGATCGCCCGCCCGCGTTCGAGCGTCAGTTGGGGGTCGCGGCTTTCGCGTTGTGCCAGACGCTCGTAGTCTTCAACGGCGCGCTCGAGCAATCGCTTCCGCACCGCACTTGTCCCGGGAAAAAATTCTAGCGCATCGGTACTTTGCACCAGCCACGTATCGATCGCATTTCTCGATTCGCGGTAACGTTCAACCGCATCCTGTTTGAACTCGACGGCGTCGACCTTGGCCAAGCGTTCTTGTTCCTTGGCAAGCTGTTCTTGTTTGCGGGCTTGATTCACCAGCAGCCCCGCGACGACGGAGATGGCGGTGATCATCAGCAACGCCATGGCCCCCGAGATCGTCCAGCTACGGTAACGGCGAATCAGTCGACCAGCGCGGTCAAGTACGTTTTCGTGGGGCACGTGGGCCAACACGGCTTCATCGTTCAGCCAACGATCAATGTCATCGGCCAACGCAATCGCCGTCGTGTAACGTTGTGACGGATCCATCGCCATCGACTTGTGACAGATCGATGCGAGCGCAGCGGGTGCCGACTTCGTCACATCACGCACGGATCGCGTCTTTCCCTGGCGAACGTTGACGATGATGTCGACCGACGTCCTGCCGTCGATCGGATTTTCCCCCGTGACCAAATGGAACAACACGGCGCCCAAGCTGTAGATATCCGTCCGGCCGTCCAAATGATCGATTTTCCCGTAGGCTTGTTCGGGGCTCATGTACATCGGCGTCCCGACGACGGTGCCGTGGACCGTTTTCGACGATCCACTCCCTTGCACGTCGATTTTTGTCGGCTGGTCGTACTCCTCAACGGACGCGTGCTGGGGATCAAACAACTTGGCCAATCCCCAGTCGACGACCAGGGTTTCACCGTAGTCACCCAGCATGACATTGGCGGGCTTGATGTCGCGGTGGATCACGCCGTGTTCGTGCGCGAAATGAATCGCGTTGCAGGTTTCGATCAGTCGCCTCAACAGGGACCGAAACTCACGGGAAAAGAAGCTCGCGCTCGTCGGCGGTTGGTGGCGCTTGTGAAACTCACGAATCAGTTCGCGAAACGAACGGCCGTGAATGAACCGCATCGCATAATACGGTTGTTCGTCGCTGTACCGACCGAGGCCGTAAACCGGAACGATCCCGGGATGCTCGAGCGCCCCCGTCACCTCCGCTTCGAAGATGAATTTCTCCTGATAGCGGAGTTTATCGGAGTGTTCGGGAAGGATTTCTTTGAGGGCAACGACGCGGTTGAGTTCTTGGTCGCGGGCACGGAACACCGCGCCTAAGCCGCCGCGCGCGTGCATTTCAGTCGGACGGTACCGCGTGTTGGGATCATTGGCGTGTTTCGGGGCGGCTTTCCCGGTCCCACCATTTCCGGAGCGAATCGTGGAGGATCCGCGCTGACCACCTGTCCCCGCGACGGCCTTTGTCGGCCCCTCGCCTTCCGTCGGAGTGTTCGCCCCGAGAGGGTCGGTGGTCAATTCGGGATCAAACGTCTCCAGCGGGTCCACGGTCAAGAGC
Encoded here:
- a CDS encoding sialidase family protein yields the protein MNNHIDSKPYLIPLLLIAGSFLAKPAVAEQPALTDTGFPVASVFVGGQDGYKIYRIPAVIRAANDDLLAFCEARQGGDASEIDLVMKRSADGGKTWSPLQVVQKNSDFRDLVAEDVNEITIGNPAPVVDLLDPDHPGRIWMPFTLENDRVFVISSDDHGASWSPRREITQDVKKEAWGWYATGPVHSIQIRRGPHRGRLVIPTDHRLGEDGRDGGDLGAHVVISDDHGQTWRLGAVDETYKDGIGANETTVVELADGTLYFNTRNQLGGKPGTRAEAWSRDGGDTFDSRDPQWKAFRPSPAVLDPPVVQCSLLAASDNLIVFSGPDQNGPSGPGRSDLRLRYSTDQARSWQDGPLIHTGPAAYSDLVLINDDAVGVLFENGDASGKSAYQRISFARVSMTKIRAASGNGR
- a CDS encoding TonB-dependent receptor domain-containing protein — encoded protein: MGEAPSADAIRFAIPNDDLDREADRFRRETSPLRQTTMLQPTPFGTPVVSVQEPVAQTDPATSLTTQLFGRSSLDRSVLRQARLGVASFSTDIVRGREASSVVSTDLGSLLRKSPGGLSVKTQRRTPIVNDTRVRSSRVGALAASGSHWVPAREDLDTALSKIDSRLVNDVIIIPGPYSSVYGPGFHFVDFELLQSPRFAGGNELHGQTSFDHQSNGNQWLAQQSLWAGGEDWGMRGNYSHRYGSDYEDGDGSSVPSSYESREFTVALGRDLGDDRSIEFSLLRLDQTDVEFPGYVFDIDYLVTDGYEVAYIDANPEIGDRVETEVWYNRTRFEGNAQNIAKRPQFPFLNRIRYIGFTDVDSMSTGYRRGRTWGEAGDDVSWTVGHDLRFVKQELNEISDAVTLGFPFPVTDRNSPIPKSFAANPGLFAEYNERLLDCYTFKAGARVDYVQTDITADPAGLREVGLDAFPASYEEIVGTSISQTDRVMWSLYGSLTREHNEALTTSASLGFGQRAPTLTELYAAQPFLLLLQNGLNNVTGDPTLKQEKMLQADLSLDFDGDYLRCGTRGFYGWAFDYITFENTQVTAGPPSGDVQQVSLRYVNTSLATLAGFESFLELLPQERLSPFVTMRYVDGRDRTRNGDFATTNGAQGSASTKVPGLARGFFSGITGGDSEPLPGISPLETRIGFRLRDATADPNWNVELAARIVDDQDRVATSLLENATPGFTVYDVRGTYRPRFNDNLLLAFGIENFTDKTFREHLDFRSLTGVSVYQPGINFYVGADLTY
- a CDS encoding serine/threonine-protein kinase; the protein is MTDSSKQYSIDSICDEFESHWASDRRPQLEEFLDRVPAALRAELLTELLQVELWRRHQESSGPDQDHYKNRFPDLVDAVDAGFRAFHSKSEATIDGVAEIDVQHPPADPLLTVDPLETFDPELTTDPLGANTPTEGEGPTKAVAGTGGQRGSSTIRSGNGGTGKAAPKHANDPNTRYRPTEMHARGGLGAVFRARDQELNRVVALKEILPEHSDKLRYQEKFIFEAEVTGALEHPGIVPVYGLGRYSDEQPYYAMRFIHGRSFRELIREFHKRHQPPTSASFFSREFRSLLRRLIETCNAIHFAHEHGVIHRDIKPANVMLGDYGETLVVDWGLAKLFDPQHASVEEYDQPTKIDVQGSGSSKTVHGTVVGTPMYMSPEQAYGKIDHLDGRTDIYSLGAVLFHLVTGENPIDGRTSVDIIVNVRQGKTRSVRDVTKSAPAALASICHKSMAMDPSQRYTTAIALADDIDRWLNDEAVLAHVPHENVLDRAGRLIRRYRSWTISGAMALLMITAISVVAGLLVNQARKQEQLAKEQERLAKVDAVEFKQDAVERYRESRNAIDTWLVQSTDALEFFPGTSAVRKRLLERAVEDYERLAQRESRDPQLTLERGRAIVRVGDLTLMQQDFQAAEKHYAAAMQIFRDAPDDDNLSVPFQSEHANVRIRIGNAYAEQKKIPEAEQQFQAAIEQLVGLIDPNQDPLSNRLPRRLLATAYVNAGKLFVGLDSERAIEYLTDGLDQYDLLGDAADETTQLGRATARDLLGQVYRDAGDHDQAMVFFDQSADALQQLVDAQPDHPNYLNALASVYVSKAASFRTRGLDAAMFESLSQAIDFYRALRNSLPDLPRYALNLAIAQTALGLAQHEAASNREAELTLTEAFTLLDELVTTYGQSSRILEALASCQDARGQVFLDLHEDPGDALRTAQDILLLLSQSATSDDEVIRLFEQLAIAQSHLAQAYQRLDQTELSRQKFDEAIKRLESLIGIQGEVPRLVNALAHTHYRAGLMLADQNDLDAESQFGIARDLWIGIDGEGTASDADSLAWLLATCPTDSITDPAEARRYAKQAVKLAPENPRYLTTLALAAALEGEADAAIKSLQRCKTLRGHWVDRDLYVLAMAEQLAGNTDKAKQAFDDAETWRMEHQPFEPEILRLRQIVRAGMED